The DNA window TTATTGTGTGTatacaaatattatttaaacaaaaaaaattcaatttacaTGCACGAATTGTGTACCAAAACTCAAGAGTCGCTGGTTGTaattaaatttgagatttaAAATAGTTGTAAAAATTAACTATCAAAAAAGGGGAAAAAATTGGAAAGAAAAGCAAATCAATTGAGTCTCaggaagaaaaaggtaacaaggAAAAAAATCGTAGGATATATTTCATATTTGTATATAAGAATAAGTACTGAGTTATTTCGatcattttaaaagtttaaaaataatttaaagagaTCTTAAAAGGCATTAATATATAGCTTCTAATattctaaaatttaattttataaaagaaaaaaaaatagcaaATTGTATAAAttccaaaatttattttgggttaATCGAAAACAAGAGTGACTAAATCGAGAAAATGCCTAAACGACATGGACTAAGTGTTACTCTCGATTGCTACAGAATTAAGCTTCAAGGTTTAAGGTACAATTTAATAGATCACATGAAATTCAAGATTTATTTGCAATGGTTGATTATCGTCGTGTGGTTCCCTGTTAAATCAAATGGGCCAATCCATGcgataatttagttgcatttaAATCATATTGCAGACGATTGCTTTGGATAACAGTAATGCATTTAAATCATATtgcagatttttccaagattgttTGGTGAGAAATGATTTACGTTCAAGAAATGTGTCGCCTCCAGTTTAGGAAGCGTGTACGTACATAAACAGTGTGATAAGAAAATGAGAATTAAAGAAGGAATCACTTTCACGAGCTACATTATGCTTGGGTTCTTTAATTTTTGTTGTACAAGATGCCTGATGACCCAGTCATTGCAATAATAGTACATGAAAAGCCAAAAAGAATTCTCTTGTCAACGACGTAAAAGCTAACTGTGCATGACATTGCTAATGGTTAGATGCAATTCTACATTGCTTACAATTTTTCAGATAAGCGGGTTATTACTCAAATCTTGCAGAGTAATGTGGTGACATGCTTTCACCATGGCTGCCCTTTACCTCCAATTCGCCGCGCCAACTCAAAATCCTTCTTCACTGAGCAATTCAAAAATGGAAATGAGTCGGAGTACTGAGTAAAGAATGATTCATGCGATGATAAGTTCTTGAAAACATCAAACAATAGAAGATCAATTTATTCAAGCGCTTGAATCTATAAATAGCCTTGAGATTTTGTATGTTGATTTCACGCAAACTAATTTAGGCCGACCATCAGTGTAAAGTATTTATAACAAGTGCAAGGATCATAACCTACTTATAGTCACACGCTTTGCATGAATTGTACACAACATTGCCTCTTCAAACAGTCGAACTATGTAATCCTCTGCGGCCTACAAGAGCAAGCTAAAAAGGATCACACAATAGCCATGCTAAAAAGTAAGTAGAAATCAAAAGGTCAAAATTATGCTTGGGCTTTAAAATAGTTTCTGTATCATGACAGAAAATTCTATTCTACACTCTTAAATGTCTGAAATAATGTAGATATGagtaaatttcaaattcaccATCTTTCAGTTTATGCTTTTGcatcaataaatatatatacatccaaATTGGTGAGCCATCTGAAATTCAAACTTCAAATCCTTCTCCAAATCATATCGCACCACCCATATCCTTGATTTCAATCCCTACTCAAACAACATCAGGAATGGAGGAGGTAATTTACCAggaatcaaaataaaaaccaaaatTGTTATTAACTAGTTGCTCTGAGAAGTGTCAGAAGAGAATTTTCGCCTCTTTCTTACTATGTCTACCTGTGCTTGATTTGATTCTGTTGGCTGGAGTTACTAGAACACTCTCTTAGAATAAATGAAATAGCCTCAACAAATTGGACAAAGTCTATGTTATAGAGATTGGTGCCACAAGATGAGTCATCCAAAGAAGCTGTTTTTATTTCTAAAAAGTAAAGACCTGAGTATATCGCAAGGGTTCAAGCTAGAACGTCTTCAATCAAGTTGCAACACATTACAAGTATTAGTACCTCCTGAAGGGCCACTAACGCTTCTGCTTGCCAGCGAGAGACTTGTGGAGCAAAGAAGGAGGTAATCTCTCTCACCTGTTACACGATGGTCAGTTCGGCATTCCAggattatttaaaaagaaaaaaccaACACACAGGAATGAAGCTTCAAATCTTGCATTAACATTCCGAATTTCGAGCCAAAAGTTGATTTTCAATAATTTTACAAACAGCGACATGAAAACTCATGCTAGTAATGTCATATAATAAAGGCACATATGAACAATCCCACAAGTAAGTCTGTGTTTATGTGATATATATCTACTGGTTCATATTATCACAATAAGAAGAATTTCGTTCATAGAAGCAGGGGGGAAAACAAATACGAACATATGTTTCAGTGGAATGTGAATTAACATTGTACAGGACACCAAATTGAGGGAGAAAAAGCTACACCTGACATACTAAGTCAATCACAAGGCAAGTAAGTTTGAACTTTTTCCATCTGACTAATATAGGACAAATTTCCACAAAAGTCCTGTGGGTCGATTTCAAATCTCATGAAACAAATAAAGCTTGCAAAATCATGGTTCTTTCAGTGCTTCAGTGCCAAGTAAGCTTACAGTTCAATGTTTTGCTTGATCTACAAAGCCAAATAATCATTTTATCGCAGTTACCATCCCCAGATACGACACTGCAACCACAAAGGCTCAAACACCAAATAAGTTGCAAGCATATAATCACCCCCAAATACTTTCTGTAGCTAAGTGGTTATCTATACTGTTGTATACATTCTTGGTACAATATTGCTAACCTCATGACatccaaaagaaaaaaaaagcatTCCAAATACTAGTTACTCTGACAAAGTGGTTAACTATCAAATTCAATTTGGGAGTGATTCAATAAAGTGAATATATCCATTGAGTTCCAAAAGCACTCCCATCGGGTCCTCTGTACTAGTTACTCAAAAAAGACAAGTGTCCTTGAGTATGTTCATTCCAATTACTAGATGCCATATACTCATAAACAACCAGATAAGACCCTAAAAACAAACTCTAACAAAGCAAACCATGCATATTATAGACATCCTGTAGTCCAATTTTTATCTACCCGGCTGCAAACCAGCCTTCGAAAGAACAGACTTGGAATGATACTACTCATATCATGGCAtcaaaaagatataaaaaaataGTCAATATAAAATTCAATGAGTGAATGTTATGCACGGGTTGCACAAACGGCCCAATCAAATCCATGTTGACTATTTTATCTAACACCAGTATCCTCGAGCACTCCTGTTCCGATTCTAACCACATATGACATATCCTAAAGAACCACAAGATAAAACTGAAAACATATTACAAGGAAGCATGCACATAATGTTAGATATTACAGTTCTGATGAATGGAGCAGCAGGTATGAGAAGGTTCCAGGACTTCTGATATTTCCGAATCTCTCGCAGAGCCACAGTCCCGGGCTTGTTCCGCCGCTTCTTTTGTGCAGGCCCAGCTCTACTAGCTGAAAAAAGTAAAGAAATCGTATCACAGCACAACCCATAAAAATTAAACTAAGACATAAGTTATCCTAGACCCCCCAGCAACAGCAAcaccaaaaaaa is part of the Primulina eburnea isolate SZY01 chromosome 1, ASM2296580v1, whole genome shotgun sequence genome and encodes:
- the LOC140839258 gene encoding histone H3-like centromeric protein CENH3 isoform X3; the encoded protein is MARTKHPAVRRTVRRKPAGVTSTSTPQVLRSSRTRGPGSAPTTSRAGPAQKKRRNKPGTVALREIRKYQKSWNLLIPAAPFIRTVREITSFFAPQVSRWQAEALVALQEAAEDYIVRLFEEAMLCTIHAKRVTIMKKDFELARRIGGKGQPW
- the LOC140839258 gene encoding histone H3-like centromeric protein CENH3 isoform X4 produces the protein MARTKHPAVRRTVRRKPAGVTSTSTPQRSSRTRGPGSAPTTSRAGPAQKKRRNKPGTVALREIRKYQKSWNLLIPAAPFIRTVREITSFFAPQVSRWQAEALVALQEAAEDYIVRLFEEAMLCTIHAKRVTIMKKDFELARRIGGKGQPW
- the LOC140839258 gene encoding histone H3-like centromeric protein CENH3 isoform X2, which translates into the protein MARTKHPAVRRTVRRKPAAAGVTSTSTPQRSSRTRGPGSAPTTSRAGPAQKKRRNKPGTVALREIRKYQKSWNLLIPAAPFIRTVREITSFFAPQVSRWQAEALVALQEAAEDYIVRLFEEAMLCTIHAKRVTIMKKDFELARRIGGKGQPW
- the LOC140839258 gene encoding histone H3-like centromeric protein CENH3 isoform X1, which produces MARTKHPAVRRTVRRKPAAAGVTSTSTPQVLRSSRTRGPGSAPTTSRAGPAQKKRRNKPGTVALREIRKYQKSWNLLIPAAPFIRTVREITSFFAPQVSRWQAEALVALQEAAEDYIVRLFEEAMLCTIHAKRVTIMKKDFELARRIGGKGQPW